From Burkholderia sp. WP9, a single genomic window includes:
- a CDS encoding SDR family oxidoreductase, translated as MSDTQRPAPPFPNQQQTHTPGLTAPMQPQPDHGERSYRGTGRLAGKAAIVTGGDSGIGRAVAIAFAREGADVLISYLNEDDDARETARWVEEAGRKAVLLPGDITKPAHCNTIVDRAIEAFGRLDILVNNAAYQMSYPSLDAISDEEWDKTFDTNIGAMFRITRAAVKHMKPGAAIINTTSINADHPNPGLIAYATTKGAIQNFTGGLAQLLAEKGIRANCVAPGPIWTPLIPSTMPPEKVEKFGEQVPMKRPGQPAELAAAYVMLASDEASYISGATIAVTGGSPII; from the coding sequence ATGAGCGACACGCAACGTCCTGCACCACCTTTCCCCAACCAGCAACAGACCCACACGCCAGGGCTCACCGCGCCGATGCAACCGCAACCCGACCACGGCGAGCGGTCCTATCGAGGCACGGGACGTCTCGCGGGCAAAGCGGCGATAGTCACCGGCGGCGACAGCGGGATCGGCCGCGCCGTTGCCATCGCATTCGCGCGCGAAGGCGCCGACGTGCTCATTTCGTATCTGAACGAGGACGACGACGCGCGCGAGACCGCGCGTTGGGTCGAGGAGGCGGGCCGCAAAGCCGTCTTGCTGCCAGGTGACATCACGAAGCCCGCGCATTGCAATACGATCGTCGATCGGGCTATTGAGGCTTTTGGCCGGCTGGACATTCTTGTCAATAACGCCGCCTACCAGATGAGCTATCCGTCGCTCGATGCGATCAGCGACGAAGAGTGGGACAAGACCTTCGATACCAACATAGGTGCGATGTTCAGGATCACGCGGGCCGCGGTCAAACATATGAAACCCGGTGCCGCGATCATCAATACTACGTCGATCAACGCGGATCATCCTAATCCGGGTTTGATCGCGTATGCGACGACCAAGGGCGCGATTCAGAACTTCACGGGTGGCCTTGCGCAATTGCTGGCGGAGAAGGGCATCCGTGCCAACTGCGTGGCGCCCGGACCGATCTGGACGCCGCTGATTCCTTCGACCATGCCGCCGGAGAAGGTCGAGAAGTTCGGCGAACAGGTGCCGATGAAGCGGCCCGGTCAGCCCGCCGAACTTGCGGCGGCCTACGTGATGCTCGCCTCCGATGAAGCCAGCTATATCTCCGGCGCAACTATCGCGGTCACCGGCGGATCGCCGATCATTTAG
- a CDS encoding YihY/virulence factor BrkB family protein, whose product MQTIIDDHVLYVAKHPGTFLLQTLKAFRANQGLLLAGAVAYYALLSIVPLMILIVIALSRVVPQHVLLAALAHLLQWLVPGQSNALVRELANFLAHRAVIGWVLLLTMIFFSSLAFTVLENAMSLIFVHRVVVRRRHFLLSAMLPYCYILFLGVGLLIVTFVSSGLEAIGAEGIDLFGLHVSLQGLSRVVLYLLGLAGEIFVLTSIYMVMPVGRPSLKHALFGGIVAAALWEITRHVLVWYFATLSQVSVVYGSLTMAIVILFSLEWLATLLLFGAQVISQYERFGTESPEAPQPKIETG is encoded by the coding sequence ATGCAAACCATCATCGACGATCACGTGTTGTATGTAGCGAAACATCCCGGTACTTTCCTGCTGCAAACCTTGAAGGCCTTTCGTGCGAACCAGGGTTTGCTGCTCGCCGGCGCGGTCGCATATTACGCGCTGCTGTCGATCGTTCCGCTAATGATCCTGATCGTGATCGCCTTGTCCCGCGTCGTGCCGCAACATGTTTTACTGGCGGCGCTCGCGCATCTGTTGCAATGGCTGGTGCCGGGTCAATCGAATGCGCTCGTGCGCGAACTGGCCAATTTTCTCGCGCATCGCGCGGTGATCGGCTGGGTGCTGCTGCTCACCATGATCTTCTTCAGCTCGCTCGCCTTCACCGTTCTGGAGAACGCCATGTCGCTGATTTTCGTTCACCGCGTGGTGGTGCGGCGACGGCACTTCCTGCTCTCGGCCATGCTGCCGTATTGCTACATCCTGTTTCTCGGCGTGGGCTTGCTGATCGTCACCTTCGTGTCGAGCGGTCTCGAGGCGATCGGCGCCGAAGGCATCGATTTGTTCGGGCTGCACGTTTCATTGCAAGGACTCTCTCGCGTCGTGCTGTATCTGCTCGGCCTCGCGGGCGAGATTTTCGTGCTGACTTCGATCTATATGGTGATGCCGGTCGGACGCCCTTCGCTCAAACATGCGCTGTTCGGCGGCATAGTTGCCGCCGCGCTGTGGGAGATCACCCGGCATGTGCTGGTCTGGTATTTCGCCACGCTCTCGCAAGTCAGCGTGGTGTATGGATCGCTGACCATGGCGATCGTGATCCTGTTCAGCCTGGAGTGGCTCGCAACACTACTGCTATTCGGCGCACAGGTGATTTCGCAATACGAACGATTCGGAACCGAGTCACCTGAGGCGCCGCAGCCGAAGATCGAGACCGGTTGA
- a CDS encoding xanthine dehydrogenase family protein molybdopterin-binding subunit encodes MNRVESLPVTRATGVPHNRVDGKLKVTGAAHYAADFTAEGLTYGFVVSSTIATGRIVSIDLSAALALPGVLLVLTHQNRPALPLEDKAYKDMVAPGGSPFRPLWDDRVWYSGQPVALVIAESLELARYAASLVKVRYEATPHQTDLSEAVMSAVPPSTEKGGFEPPPPARGDADTALASAVARVDTFYSTPAEYHNPMEMHGCTVVPDAQGRLTVYEKTQGVGNTKSYLTNVFGLKDDEVQVIAPFVGGAFGSGLRPHYHLALAVMAARELKRPVRLTLTRQQMFTFAHRPQSIQRVALGAGADGRLQSVIHEAVSETSQYEDYCDVVVNWAGQLYQCDNVTMGYKVARIDVPTPADTRAPGAAQGLFPLEMAMDELAEALQMDPLDLRLLNYAERDANKNLPFSSKALRECFREGAARFGWDKRPLAPRARREGHELIGWGMAAGVWDAMQNEASARAVMTRDGQVKVSSSTADIGTGTYTVMCQIAADALGVSIHDVQFELGDTRLPKAPIEGGSWTVSSVGSAVDVACKRLHNRLVELARQHGGARFSSVAREDIRRVGERLVCGTGADDAITIDALFSRAGIDELDEQANVQPHEKQQAYSMGTHSAVFAEVRVDETLGTVRVSRVVSAIAAGRIMNPKTAASQIAGGVVWGISMALHEHGQFDHTLGRQMNHNFSEYHVPVNADIHDIDVLFVEEHDDIVNPLGAKGVGEIGVVGVAAAVSNAVWHATGKRVRALPITLDKLLGG; translated from the coding sequence ATGAACCGCGTCGAATCATTGCCGGTCACACGGGCGACCGGCGTGCCGCACAACCGCGTGGACGGGAAGCTGAAAGTTACCGGCGCGGCGCACTATGCCGCTGATTTCACGGCTGAAGGTCTCACTTATGGTTTCGTCGTGTCGAGCACTATTGCGACAGGCCGTATCGTGTCGATCGATTTATCCGCCGCGTTGGCGTTGCCGGGCGTGCTGCTGGTGCTGACTCATCAGAATCGCCCAGCATTGCCGCTCGAAGACAAAGCGTACAAGGATATGGTCGCGCCAGGCGGCAGTCCGTTCAGGCCGCTATGGGACGATCGCGTCTGGTACAGCGGACAACCTGTCGCCCTGGTCATTGCCGAGTCGCTGGAACTGGCGCGCTATGCGGCGTCGCTCGTGAAAGTCCGTTATGAAGCCACGCCGCATCAAACCGACTTGAGCGAAGCAGTGATGAGCGCGGTGCCGCCCTCGACTGAAAAAGGCGGCTTCGAACCACCGCCGCCGGCTCGCGGCGACGCGGACACGGCGCTGGCGAGCGCTGTCGCGCGCGTGGATACTTTCTACAGCACGCCCGCGGAATATCACAATCCGATGGAAATGCATGGGTGCACCGTGGTGCCGGACGCGCAAGGGCGCCTGACCGTGTATGAAAAGACTCAAGGCGTCGGCAATACCAAGTCATATCTCACCAACGTGTTTGGTCTGAAAGACGACGAGGTGCAGGTGATCGCGCCGTTCGTCGGCGGTGCGTTCGGCTCGGGGCTGAGGCCGCACTATCATCTTGCGCTCGCGGTCATGGCAGCGCGCGAACTGAAGCGGCCTGTCCGGCTCACGTTGACACGTCAGCAGATGTTCACGTTTGCCCACCGCCCGCAATCCATCCAGCGTGTCGCACTCGGTGCGGGCGCCGACGGCAGATTGCAGTCGGTGATTCACGAAGCGGTGTCGGAGACCTCGCAATACGAAGACTACTGCGACGTAGTCGTCAATTGGGCGGGGCAACTGTATCAGTGCGACAACGTCACGATGGGCTACAAGGTCGCGCGAATCGATGTGCCGACGCCAGCGGACACGCGCGCGCCAGGCGCGGCACAAGGGCTTTTCCCGTTGGAAATGGCCATGGACGAACTGGCCGAAGCCTTGCAGATGGATCCACTCGATCTGCGTTTGCTCAATTACGCCGAGCGTGACGCCAACAAGAACTTGCCTTTTTCCAGTAAAGCATTGCGCGAGTGCTTTCGCGAAGGCGCGGCGCGCTTCGGCTGGGACAAACGGCCGCTTGCGCCGCGAGCCCGGCGCGAAGGTCATGAACTGATCGGCTGGGGCATGGCGGCTGGGGTGTGGGACGCCATGCAGAACGAGGCGTCCGCGCGCGCGGTGATGACGCGCGACGGCCAGGTGAAAGTCTCGAGTTCGACCGCGGATATCGGCACCGGCACCTACACGGTGATGTGCCAGATCGCCGCGGATGCGCTCGGCGTTTCGATTCACGACGTCCAATTCGAACTCGGCGACACACGCTTGCCGAAGGCGCCGATTGAAGGCGGCTCGTGGACGGTGTCGTCAGTGGGCAGCGCGGTGGATGTCGCCTGCAAGCGCCTGCACAACCGCCTCGTCGAACTCGCGCGGCAACATGGCGGCGCACGTTTCTCGAGCGTTGCACGCGAAGACATCCGCCGCGTGGGTGAGCGTCTCGTTTGCGGCACCGGTGCAGACGATGCGATCACTATCGACGCGCTCTTCAGTCGCGCGGGCATCGACGAACTCGACGAGCAGGCCAACGTGCAACCGCATGAAAAGCAACAGGCGTATTCGATGGGCACGCATTCCGCCGTATTCGCCGAAGTGCGCGTGGACGAAACGCTCGGCACGGTGCGAGTGTCGCGCGTGGTCAGCGCGATCGCCGCGGGGCGAATCATGAATCCGAAGACGGCGGCCAGCCAGATTGCCGGTGGCGTGGTGTGGGGCATCAGCATGGCGCTGCACGAGCATGGTCAGTTCGACCATACACTCGGGCGGCAAATGAATCACAACTTCTCCGAATACCATGTGCCGGTCAATGCCGACATCCACGACATTGATGTGTTGTTCGTTGAAGAACACGACGATATCGTCAATCCGTTGGGGGCGAAAGGCGTGGGAGAAATCGGCGTCGTGGGTGTGGCCGCTGCGGTGAGCAATGCAGTCTGGCACGCAACCGGCAAGCGGGTGAGGGCGCTGCCGATTACGCTGGATAAGCTGTTAGGAGGCTGA
- a CDS encoding ligase-associated DNA damage response exonuclease, translating into MLHQPASGPHLNLASDHADSADLVVARPEGLYCPPGDFYIDPWRPVERAVITHAHSDHARFGHRHYLASRAGANVLLSRLPGISLQTLAYGERLDLNGTTVSLHPAGHVLGSAQLRIEHRGRVWVASGDYKLDPDPTCDAFEPVRCDTFITESTFGLPIYRWDAPQTVFDGIDSWWRHNAAEGRASVLFCYSFGKAQRVLASVDAGIGPIFCHGAVEPLNRAYRQAGVSLPPVRPVSEIPVKDKAVFRQTLIVAPPSAQGSAWLKRFGDYSDAFASGWMRLRGARRRRGVDRGFVLSDHADWPSLQTAIQATGAARVIVTHGSVEPMVRWLREQGLEAGAFETQYGDDTVEADAAGADETAATGNIKLPLDQTGEQDESADNAATLADPVNPASSA; encoded by the coding sequence ATGTTGCATCAACCTGCTTCAGGACCCCACTTGAACCTAGCCTCTGACCACGCGGACAGCGCGGACCTGGTGGTTGCGCGGCCCGAGGGACTGTACTGTCCACCCGGCGATTTTTATATCGACCCGTGGCGCCCTGTCGAACGCGCCGTGATCACGCATGCGCATTCCGATCACGCGCGCTTCGGGCATCGCCACTATCTTGCGTCGCGAGCGGGCGCGAACGTGCTGCTGTCGCGTTTGCCCGGCATTTCGCTGCAAACCCTGGCATATGGCGAGCGTCTCGATCTCAACGGCACAACCGTCTCGCTGCATCCCGCCGGGCATGTGCTGGGCTCGGCGCAATTGCGGATCGAGCATCGAGGGCGCGTTTGGGTCGCATCGGGCGACTACAAGCTCGACCCCGACCCGACTTGCGACGCTTTTGAACCGGTACGGTGCGACACCTTCATTACCGAGTCGACCTTCGGCCTGCCGATCTATCGATGGGACGCGCCGCAAACCGTATTCGATGGCATCGATTCGTGGTGGCGTCACAACGCTGCCGAAGGACGCGCGTCGGTCCTGTTCTGCTATTCGTTCGGCAAGGCGCAGCGCGTGCTGGCGAGCGTCGACGCGGGCATTGGTCCGATCTTCTGTCACGGCGCGGTCGAGCCGCTCAATCGCGCGTATCGGCAAGCCGGGGTCAGCTTGCCGCCGGTGCGTCCAGTCAGTGAGATACCGGTCAAGGACAAGGCCGTGTTCCGGCAAACGTTGATCGTTGCGCCGCCGTCCGCGCAGGGCAGCGCGTGGCTCAAGCGCTTCGGCGACTACAGCGACGCGTTCGCTTCGGGATGGATGCGGTTGCGAGGAGCGCGCCGCAGGCGTGGTGTCGACCGCGGTTTCGTACTGTCGGACCACGCGGATTGGCCCAGCTTGCAAACGGCTATTCAGGCGACTGGCGCCGCACGCGTAATCGTGACCCACGGGTCCGTCGAGCCGATGGTGCGCTGGTTGCGGGAACAGGGCCTCGAAGCGGGCGCGTTTGAAACGCAATACGGCGACGATACGGTCGAAGCGGACGCCGCGGGTGCGGATGAAACAGCCGCTACGGGCAACATAAAACTTCCACTCGATCAGACGGGCGAGCAGGACGAGTCCGCCGATAACGCCGCCACGCTCGCTGATCCCGTCAACCCGGCGAGTAGCGCATGA
- a CDS encoding xanthine dehydrogenase family protein subunit M, with protein sequence MNRFSYTRASAVPQAIDQHRADATAAFIAGGTNLVDLLREDVTHPAVLVDINRLPLRQIETTESGGLKIGALVTNSAVAYDRAVAARYPLLAKAILAGASAQIRNVATVGGNLLQRTRCHYFYDAGTPCNKREPGTGCPALEGVNRIHAILGASDQCIAVHPSDMCVALAALDASVHLAGKDGTRTLPFADFHRLPGDTPNIDSNLRDDELITAIELPKQGFATHYAYVKVRDRASYAFALVSAAVGVELDGDTIVNAHCALGGVAHKPWRDTVAEGGLRGKRLDAATVRDFATMLLRGAHGYRDNAFKIELAARVIARAFELATQRSIEETAP encoded by the coding sequence ATGAACCGCTTTTCTTATACCCGCGCGAGCGCGGTGCCTCAGGCAATCGATCAGCATCGCGCCGATGCGACGGCGGCGTTCATTGCGGGCGGCACGAACCTGGTCGACTTGCTGCGCGAAGACGTGACGCATCCTGCGGTGCTGGTCGATATCAACCGTTTGCCGCTCAGGCAGATCGAGACGACGGAATCAGGCGGACTCAAGATTGGAGCATTGGTAACCAACAGCGCGGTTGCGTACGACCGCGCGGTGGCCGCGCGCTATCCGCTGCTGGCCAAAGCCATTCTGGCCGGTGCGTCCGCGCAGATCCGCAATGTGGCGACAGTCGGCGGCAATCTGCTGCAACGCACGCGCTGCCATTATTTCTACGACGCCGGCACACCCTGCAACAAACGCGAACCGGGAACGGGCTGCCCGGCGCTGGAAGGCGTGAACCGTATTCATGCCATTCTCGGCGCAAGCGATCAGTGCATCGCCGTGCATCCGTCGGACATGTGTGTGGCGCTTGCAGCGCTCGATGCCAGCGTGCATCTCGCCGGTAAGGACGGTACGCGTACGTTGCCATTTGCAGACTTTCATCGCCTTCCCGGCGACACGCCGAACATCGATTCGAATCTGCGCGACGATGAATTGATCACGGCGATCGAGTTGCCGAAGCAGGGCTTCGCCACCCATTACGCTTACGTGAAAGTGCGCGACCGGGCCTCGTATGCGTTCGCGTTGGTGTCCGCTGCAGTGGGTGTGGAACTCGACGGCGACACGATCGTGAACGCGCACTGCGCGCTCGGCGGCGTGGCGCACAAACCGTGGCGCGATACCGTTGCGGAAGGGGGCTTGCGCGGCAAGCGCCTCGATGCCGCCACCGTGCGCGATTTCGCCACCATGCTATTACGCGGCGCCCACGGCTATCGGGATAACGCCTTCAAGATCGAACTGGCGGCACGCGTCATCGCGCGCGCGTTCGAATTGGCGACGCAACGTTCGATTGAGGAGACCGCACCATGA
- a CDS encoding ATP-dependent DNA ligase: MKRFAALYTALDATTSTHDKLEALTSYFAVAEPEDAAWASYFLAGGKPRQSVPTRLLSEIARERAGLPAWLFEESYHAVGDLAETIAHILPPAQRTFELGLTQWIEQRILTLRGAAPEELRTRLLSYWDELDWGGRFLLTKLIGGGFRVGVARQLVVRALAEVAGVDHKRIAQRMVGWTDSQQKPDAARYLRLIAPEATGDDAQAGESQHDSDLGLPYPFFLAHPLQADPATLGDPSQWQVEWKWDGIRAQLVKRGGRVWLWSRGEDLITDRFPEVAALGEALPDGFVIDGEILAWEPGASAPLPFARLQPRIARKTLTKKILADSPATLLAYDLLEAHGRDLRMTPLAARRVQLDALATAMEGTLARDLLRVSPLVRAPDWHALAALRDESRARGVEGLMVKERESMYGVGRTKASGTWWKWKIDPYAVDAVLVYAQRGHGRRASLYTDFTFAIWDEADGVRTLVPFAKAYSGLTDEEMRQVDAIVRKTTIEKFGPVRSVTPTLVFEIGFEGIQASPRHKSGVAVRFPRMLRWRTDKHIDDADTLAMLKGFIDDPSG; the protein is encoded by the coding sequence ATGAAACGCTTCGCGGCCCTCTATACCGCGCTCGACGCGACCACCTCGACGCACGACAAACTCGAGGCGCTCACCAGTTACTTTGCCGTGGCCGAGCCGGAAGATGCGGCGTGGGCATCGTATTTCCTCGCTGGCGGTAAGCCGCGCCAATCGGTGCCCACGCGTCTTCTGAGCGAGATCGCCCGCGAGCGTGCCGGTCTGCCGGCATGGTTATTCGAGGAGTCGTATCACGCCGTGGGCGATCTGGCGGAGACCATCGCGCATATTCTGCCGCCCGCGCAGCGCACCTTCGAACTGGGTCTCACGCAATGGATCGAGCAGCGCATTCTGACGTTGCGAGGGGCGGCGCCGGAAGAGTTGCGCACGCGTTTGCTCAGCTATTGGGACGAACTCGATTGGGGTGGCCGCTTTCTGCTGACGAAACTGATTGGCGGCGGGTTTCGCGTCGGCGTGGCGCGGCAACTGGTGGTGAGGGCGCTTGCGGAAGTGGCGGGCGTTGATCATAAGCGGATTGCGCAACGTATGGTCGGTTGGACCGACTCGCAACAGAAGCCCGACGCCGCGCGCTATCTGCGTTTGATCGCACCCGAAGCAACGGGTGACGATGCACAAGCCGGCGAGTCCCAGCATGACAGCGATCTCGGGCTGCCGTATCCGTTCTTCCTGGCCCATCCGTTGCAGGCTGATCCGGCCACGCTTGGCGATCCCTCGCAATGGCAGGTCGAATGGAAATGGGACGGCATTCGCGCGCAGCTCGTCAAACGCGGCGGACGCGTCTGGCTGTGGTCACGCGGCGAAGATCTGATCACGGACCGGTTCCCCGAAGTCGCGGCGCTAGGTGAGGCCTTGCCAGACGGCTTCGTGATTGATGGGGAGATCCTCGCGTGGGAACCGGGCGCAAGCGCGCCATTGCCATTCGCGCGCTTGCAACCCCGTATTGCCCGCAAAACGCTGACTAAAAAAATCCTCGCCGATTCGCCCGCCACGCTTCTTGCTTACGATCTGCTCGAAGCGCACGGCAGGGATTTGCGCATGACGCCGCTTGCCGCGCGGCGCGTCCAACTGGATGCGCTCGCAACCGCCATGGAAGGCACGCTCGCGCGTGATCTGCTGCGCGTGTCGCCGCTCGTGCGCGCGCCTGACTGGCATGCGCTCGCGGCGTTGCGCGATGAGAGCCGTGCGCGTGGCGTGGAAGGTCTGATGGTGAAGGAGCGCGAGTCGATGTACGGAGTGGGCCGGACCAAGGCGTCCGGCACATGGTGGAAATGGAAAATCGATCCTTATGCAGTAGATGCCGTGCTGGTTTACGCACAGCGTGGACATGGCCGCCGGGCCAGTCTCTACACCGATTTCACATTCGCGATATGGGACGAAGCGGACGGTGTACGCACGCTCGTACCGTTCGCCAAGGCGTATTCCGGACTGACTGACGAAGAAATGCGCCAGGTGGATGCGATTGTGCGCAAGACCACGATCGAGAAATTCGGTCCTGTGCGCAGCGTGACGCCCACGCTGGTATTCGAAATCGGCTTCGAGGGCATTCAGGCGAGCCCGCGTCATAAATCCGGTGTGGCCGTGCGGTTTCCGCGCATGCTGCGCTGGCGCACCGACAAACATATCGACGACGCCGATACGCTCGCCATGCTTAAAGGCTTCATCGACGATCCCTCGGGATAA
- a CDS encoding response regulator: MTFDDRMDENDDVVVWRPIQYAMASHRRVLVVDDYREAAEALQMLLTADGFECRALEDPLAVCEMAREWQPFAVVLDIKMPGLDGLELARRLRAHASTSHMLLVACTAFASRDDRARAKAAGFDAHCAKPLTPERLLRVLESAAALHEAGRP; the protein is encoded by the coding sequence GTGACGTTCGACGACCGTATGGATGAAAACGACGACGTTGTCGTGTGGAGGCCGATCCAGTACGCGATGGCCTCGCACCGGCGTGTGCTCGTGGTGGACGATTACCGTGAAGCGGCGGAGGCATTGCAGATGTTGCTCACCGCCGACGGCTTCGAGTGCCGCGCGCTCGAGGACCCGCTTGCGGTCTGCGAGATGGCGCGCGAATGGCAGCCATTCGCGGTGGTGCTCGACATCAAGATGCCGGGGCTCGACGGACTTGAGCTGGCTCGCCGCCTGCGCGCACACGCTTCGACTTCCCATATGCTGCTGGTGGCGTGTACCGCGTTTGCCTCGCGTGACGACCGGGCCCGCGCCAAAGCGGCCGGTTTCGACGCACATTGCGCCAAGCCGCTGACGCCCGAGCGTTTGTTGCGCGTACTGGAATCAGCCGCTGCACTGCACGAGGCCGGACGACCGTAA
- a CDS encoding 2Fe-2S iron-sulfur cluster-binding protein: protein MDTPIADSALDLAPSEVERVPVTFEINGKTRHFEVEAWTTLLDLLREHCHLSGTKKGCDHGQCGACTAIVDGQRINTCLALAAVRDGASITTIEGLADGDTLHVMQQAFIDHDAFQCGYCTPGQICSAVAMLDEGHVKCADDVRELMSGNLCRCGAYTNIVAAILDAADLPNKQRTGEGAHS from the coding sequence ATGGATACCCCAATCGCGGACTCGGCGCTCGATCTCGCGCCGAGTGAAGTCGAGCGCGTGCCCGTCACGTTCGAAATCAACGGCAAAACCCGGCATTTCGAAGTGGAAGCGTGGACCACGCTGCTCGATCTGCTGCGCGAACACTGTCATCTGAGCGGCACAAAAAAAGGCTGCGATCATGGGCAATGCGGCGCCTGCACGGCAATCGTCGACGGCCAGCGGATCAATACCTGTCTTGCGCTCGCGGCCGTGCGCGACGGCGCATCGATCACGACGATCGAAGGCCTCGCCGATGGCGACACGCTGCATGTCATGCAGCAGGCGTTCATCGACCACGATGCGTTTCAATGCGGCTACTGCACGCCGGGGCAGATCTGCTCGGCCGTCGCCATGCTCGACGAGGGCCACGTGAAGTGTGCCGACGACGTGCGCGAATTGATGAGCGGCAACCTGTGCCGCTGCGGCGCTTACACGAATATCGTCGCGGCGATTCTCGACGCCGCTGACTTGCCGAACAAGCAGCGCACCGGCGAGGGAGCGCACTCATGA
- a CDS encoding PRC-barrel domain-containing protein: protein MKKTLLKPLAATALLLATFASYGNAYAQGAPQAITEKRTDVVQLASGYRASKLSGADVYNKNKDTIGTLDDLIVSPSGDRGTYAILSVGGFLGMGKHLVAVPFNDLQINNRRVVLPEATKKSLETLPEFKYAPD from the coding sequence ATGAAGAAAACACTACTCAAACCGCTCGCCGCCACAGCATTGCTGCTCGCCACATTCGCGTCATATGGCAACGCTTACGCTCAAGGCGCGCCGCAAGCGATCACGGAAAAGCGCACGGATGTGGTCCAGCTCGCCAGCGGCTATCGTGCCTCCAAGCTAAGCGGCGCCGATGTCTATAACAAGAACAAAGACACGATCGGCACCCTGGACGACCTGATCGTGTCGCCGAGCGGAGATCGCGGCACATACGCAATCCTGTCGGTAGGCGGCTTTCTGGGCATGGGCAAACATCTCGTCGCCGTTCCGTTCAACGATTTGCAGATCAACAACCGTCGTGTAGTGCTGCCGGAAGCCACGAAAAAGTCGCTTGAAACGCTGCCTGAATTCAAGTACGCGCCGGATTGA